One part of the Sphingopyxis sp. TUF1 genome encodes these proteins:
- a CDS encoding TonB-dependent receptor produces the protein MTYFQRKLSVLFLTGVAVAALPVAAAAQDDDTSGDIIVTAQRQEQRLQDVPVSVTAFGAEQLRDNSIETVQDIAIRTPGLAVSAVDPVNTNFAMRGIGSAPGISQNAGGDPSVVVFVDGVYAGRGGTPDLDALDLERVEVLRGPQGTLFGKNAIGGLVQFISRKPTDEESFYFEGTYGNYDRVGVIARGNLALTDNIYLSAGLSHKQRDGFEYNETTGNDVNDLNLTTGRIALRLVPTDALDIILRADVSHQDQKGNPRDNNCDTSFQGGIHCVGINPDPRVVNAYIDGEVKRTIQTYSAEVNLDLPFGTLTSLTALRKVKFNFVTPFFSNPINPPAQIESTSFGEEDNSQFSQELRLSFDAFDGKLKGQTGVYYLKENNDRIEGQIQDFPTPAGSGTGIYPQSVNARSIAVFGQLDYEIVPALIATVGARMTWERKSGRFAGFKADDGPGLPPPLGSLAGYDVTGKKSWKAFTPRFALNWKATDDVLLYGSVARGYKSGGFQGLSGTAAGASTPYDPEFAWSYELGAKTDWFDRRLRLNIAAFRTDYSDLQISQLVPLCCVVVSNAAKARIKGVEVEAVVRPFEGFQLDGSYAWLDAKFTEYTIPGQNYTGNQLPRSPKNKFNVGGQFETPVGDMSAKLRVDYSWVDDAFFEASNIPQQLWPSHENLDARLSLSGPGDRWELSLWGKNLTDELTPTYVTYFGPFRQILTPYAPPRTYGVTVAFKI, from the coding sequence ATGACCTATTTCCAAAGGAAGCTGTCCGTCCTTTTCCTTACCGGGGTGGCCGTCGCCGCTCTGCCTGTCGCCGCCGCGGCACAAGACGACGACACGAGCGGCGACATCATCGTAACCGCACAGCGGCAGGAGCAAAGGCTGCAGGACGTTCCCGTCTCGGTCACCGCCTTCGGAGCCGAACAGCTTCGCGACAACAGCATCGAAACGGTGCAGGACATCGCCATCCGCACCCCCGGCCTCGCGGTCAGCGCGGTAGATCCGGTTAATACCAATTTCGCGATGCGCGGCATCGGCAGCGCGCCGGGAATCAGCCAGAACGCCGGCGGCGATCCGTCCGTGGTCGTCTTCGTCGACGGCGTCTATGCCGGTCGCGGGGGCACGCCCGATCTCGACGCGCTCGACCTCGAACGCGTCGAAGTGCTGCGCGGGCCGCAAGGCACTTTGTTCGGCAAGAACGCGATCGGCGGTCTCGTTCAGTTCATCAGCCGCAAGCCGACCGACGAGGAAAGCTTCTATTTCGAGGGCACCTACGGCAATTACGACCGCGTCGGGGTGATCGCGCGCGGCAATCTGGCGTTGACTGACAATATCTATCTGTCGGCCGGGCTTTCACACAAGCAGCGCGACGGGTTCGAATATAACGAGACGACGGGGAACGACGTCAACGACCTCAACCTGACGACCGGGCGTATCGCGCTGCGTTTGGTGCCGACCGACGCGCTCGACATCATCCTGCGCGCCGATGTGTCGCATCAGGACCAGAAGGGCAATCCGCGCGACAACAATTGCGATACCAGCTTTCAGGGCGGCATTCACTGCGTTGGCATCAACCCCGATCCGCGCGTCGTAAACGCCTATATCGACGGTGAGGTCAAACGGACGATCCAGACCTACTCGGCAGAGGTCAACCTCGACCTGCCGTTCGGCACGCTGACCTCGCTCACCGCGCTGCGCAAGGTGAAGTTCAATTTCGTCACCCCCTTCTTCAGCAATCCGATCAATCCGCCCGCGCAGATCGAATCGACGAGCTTCGGCGAAGAGGATAACAGCCAGTTCAGCCAGGAACTCCGGCTGAGCTTCGACGCCTTCGACGGTAAGCTAAAAGGGCAGACGGGCGTCTATTACCTCAAGGAGAACAACGACCGTATCGAGGGGCAAATCCAGGACTTCCCCACCCCTGCGGGTTCGGGAACGGGCATCTATCCGCAGTCGGTCAACGCGCGCAGCATCGCGGTCTTCGGCCAGCTCGATTATGAAATCGTTCCCGCGCTGATCGCCACCGTCGGCGCGCGCATGACGTGGGAGCGCAAGAGTGGCCGCTTCGCCGGCTTCAAGGCCGATGATGGCCCGGGCCTGCCGCCGCCGCTCGGATCGCTCGCCGGCTATGATGTTACCGGCAAGAAAAGCTGGAAAGCCTTTACGCCGCGTTTCGCGCTCAACTGGAAAGCGACCGACGACGTGCTGCTCTACGGCTCGGTTGCGCGCGGTTACAAGAGCGGCGGCTTCCAAGGGCTTTCGGGTACTGCGGCGGGCGCTTCGACCCCTTATGATCCCGAATTCGCCTGGAGCTATGAACTTGGCGCCAAAACCGACTGGTTTGACCGGCGCCTGCGGCTGAATATCGCGGCATTCCGGACCGACTATTCAGACCTCCAGATTTCGCAACTCGTGCCGCTGTGCTGCGTCGTCGTCAGCAACGCCGCAAAGGCGCGAATTAAGGGGGTCGAGGTTGAAGCGGTGGTGCGGCCATTCGAGGGCTTCCAGCTCGACGGCAGCTATGCCTGGCTCGACGCGAAGTTCACCGAATATACGATCCCTGGGCAGAATTACACGGGCAACCAGTTGCCGCGCTCGCCGAAGAACAAGTTCAACGTCGGCGGTCAGTTCGAAACCCCGGTCGGCGACATGTCGGCAAAGCTCCGGGTTGATTACAGCTGGGTCGACGATGCCTTTTTCGAGGCGTCGAACATTCCGCAGCAGCTGTGGCCTTCGCACGAAAATCTCGACGCGCGCCTGTCGCTGTCAGGTCCCGGCGATCGCTGGGAACTGTCGCTGTGGGGGAAGAATCTGACCGACGAGCTGACGCCGACTTATGTCACCTATTTTGGGCCCTTTCGTCAGATCCTGACGCCCTATGCGCCGCCGCGCACCTATGGCGTGACGGTTGCATTCAAGATTTGA
- a CDS encoding spinster family MFS transporter, translating to MATKIVRKAPQDEPIGHEDTGPHWPRPAYSWYVVGVLLLAYTLSFIDRMILTLLVAPIRAALEISDTEVSLLIGLAFALFYTLLGLPIAWIADRWSRRNLIMSGVALWSVMTAACGFAGSYGALFLARMGVGVGEAALSPAAYSMLSDMFPRDKLARAMAVYSIGVPLGSGVAMILGSFVVQAVLAAPMVNLPLIGPVDAWRTIFLWVAAPGLLICLLLLTIREPLRRGVEQASSQGTAAPGFIAHLRAQRAALGALFAGMSLIGLVMYGVIAWVPTFFARTYGMDVSQAGLWFGIIMATGGAAGLVMGGTLADRMFARGVLDAHLRVMRLSILLGGPSLLAAALMPSATLAFLLLALAFPMLTMHGVGTVALQFITPNQYRARVTALYFFVVNLIGLGFGPLLMALLTDHLFGDDGALRYSIALVTAAALPLAALILTMGFSAFARDLARMAKETG from the coding sequence ATGGCGACCAAGATCGTAAGGAAGGCGCCCCAAGATGAGCCGATCGGTCACGAGGACACGGGACCGCATTGGCCGCGTCCCGCCTATAGCTGGTACGTCGTCGGCGTCCTGTTGCTTGCCTATACGCTGTCCTTCATCGATCGCATGATCCTCACTCTGCTCGTTGCGCCAATCCGCGCCGCGCTCGAGATTTCGGATACGGAGGTCAGCCTGCTCATCGGGCTGGCCTTCGCGCTTTTCTATACCTTGCTCGGACTACCGATCGCGTGGATCGCCGACCGCTGGAGTCGCCGCAACCTGATCATGTCGGGGGTGGCATTGTGGAGCGTCATGACCGCGGCTTGCGGTTTTGCCGGAAGCTATGGGGCACTGTTTCTCGCACGCATGGGGGTCGGGGTGGGCGAGGCGGCGCTCTCGCCCGCCGCTTATTCGATGCTCAGCGATATGTTCCCGCGCGACAAGCTCGCGCGTGCGATGGCGGTCTATTCGATCGGCGTGCCGCTTGGATCGGGGGTCGCGATGATTCTCGGGTCCTTCGTCGTGCAAGCGGTGCTCGCGGCGCCAATGGTCAATCTGCCGCTGATCGGCCCCGTCGACGCGTGGCGCACGATCTTCCTGTGGGTCGCGGCGCCTGGGCTGCTGATTTGCTTGCTGCTGCTGACGATCCGCGAGCCGCTGCGGCGCGGAGTTGAGCAGGCCAGTTCACAGGGCACCGCGGCGCCCGGCTTCATCGCGCATCTGAGAGCGCAGCGCGCCGCATTAGGGGCGCTGTTTGCAGGCATGTCGTTGATCGGGCTCGTCATGTATGGCGTGATCGCATGGGTGCCGACCTTCTTCGCCCGCACTTATGGCATGGACGTATCACAGGCAGGACTGTGGTTTGGCATCATAATGGCGACCGGCGGCGCGGCCGGGCTCGTGATGGGCGGGACGCTTGCCGACCGGATGTTCGCTCGCGGCGTTCTCGACGCGCATCTGCGCGTGATGCGACTGTCGATCCTGCTCGGCGGGCCGTCCCTGCTTGCCGCCGCGCTGATGCCCAGCGCGACGCTCGCATTCCTATTGCTCGCGCTCGCTTTCCCGATGTTGACAATGCACGGCGTCGGCACGGTGGCGCTTCAGTTCATCACGCCGAACCAATATCGTGCCCGCGTCACGGCGCTGTATTTCTTCGTCGTCAATCTGATCGGGCTTGGTTTCGGCCCGCTGCTGATGGCGCTGCTCACCGACCATCTTTTCGGCGATGACGGCGCGCTGCGCTATTCGATCGCGCTCGTAACGGCGGCCGCACTGCCGCTTGCTGCGCTCATCCTGACCATGGGCTTCTCGGCCTTCGCCCGCGATCTTGCCAGAATGGCGAAGGAAACCGGCTGA
- the xth gene encoding exodeoxyribonuclease III, translated as MKIATYNVNGIGGRLAILLDWLKLAEPDIVCLQELKAPHEKFPEKAIRDAGYDVIWHGQSRWNGVAMLSRVGEIHQTRRGLPGDPTDEQSRYIEAAVGGILIASLYLPNGNPWPGPKFEYKLQWMARLEAHLETLFRLDAPVVACGDFNVIPTDLDVYKPANWKKDALFAPEAKAAFQRILDQGWTDAIRHLHPDERIYSFWAYWRRSFERNAGIRIDHLLLNKPAAKRLTAAGVDTRPRALEKTSDHAPAWIELGGRPGKPKRKLT; from the coding sequence GTGAAAATCGCCACCTATAATGTGAATGGCATCGGCGGGCGGCTCGCTATCCTGCTCGATTGGCTCAAGCTTGCCGAGCCCGACATCGTCTGTTTGCAGGAACTCAAGGCGCCGCACGAGAAGTTCCCGGAAAAGGCGATCCGCGACGCCGGCTATGACGTGATCTGGCACGGCCAGAGCCGCTGGAACGGTGTCGCGATGCTGAGCCGCGTTGGCGAGATCCACCAGACGCGCCGCGGCCTTCCCGGCGATCCGACCGACGAGCAGAGCCGGTATATCGAGGCTGCCGTCGGCGGCATCCTCATCGCCAGCCTCTATCTCCCGAACGGCAATCCCTGGCCGGGACCCAAGTTCGAGTATAAGCTCCAGTGGATGGCGCGGCTTGAAGCGCATCTCGAAACGCTCTTCCGCCTCGATGCGCCGGTCGTCGCGTGCGGCGACTTTAATGTCATTCCGACCGACCTCGATGTGTACAAGCCCGCGAACTGGAAAAAGGACGCGCTCTTCGCCCCGGAAGCGAAAGCCGCCTTCCAGCGCATCCTCGACCAGGGCTGGACCGACGCAATCCGCCATCTTCATCCCGACGAGCGCATCTACAGCTTCTGGGCCTATTGGCGCCGTTCGTTCGAGCGCAATGCCGGTATCCGGATCGACCATCTGCTGCTCAACAAGCCCGCGGCGAAGCGTCTTACCGCCGCGGGCGTCGATACGCGCCCGCGGGCGCTCGAAAAGACGAGCGACCATGCCCCGGCATGGATCGAACTCGGCGGGCGCCCCGGCAAACCAAAGCGAAAGCTCACATGA
- a CDS encoding DksA/TraR family C4-type zinc finger protein produces the protein MANGWARDGAVQDQIDDTVSDAVKEARLRLLSGAGTDYCDDCGERIPEARRKALPASRTCVGCQTVRDAERRPAGFNRRGSKDSQLR, from the coding sequence ATGGCCAATGGCTGGGCACGTGACGGCGCCGTTCAGGACCAGATCGACGACACGGTGAGCGATGCCGTCAAGGAAGCGCGGCTGCGACTGCTGTCGGGGGCGGGAACCGATTATTGCGATGATTGCGGTGAGCGCATTCCGGAGGCGCGCCGGAAGGCGCTGCCGGCGAGCCGTACCTGCGTTGGCTGCCAGACGGTGCGCGATGCCGAGCGGCGGCCCGCCGGATTCAACCGCCGTGGAAGCAAGGACAGCCAGCTTCGTTAA
- a CDS encoding PA2169 family four-helix-bundle protein, translating into MFDNKNIATLNSLIATTLDSVDGYRAAADEANASQFREMFLSRASERQAVVADFQAKVRELGGNPEDDGTVLASAHRAWLGLRDALTGERDDKAVVAEVERGEDHIKSKFESALSETDLDPSVRQLIEVGYASVRAGHDQMSALKHGLAAD; encoded by the coding sequence ATGTTCGATAACAAGAATATCGCGACCTTGAACTCACTCATCGCCACTACGCTTGACAGCGTCGACGGCTATCGCGCCGCGGCCGACGAAGCGAATGCATCGCAGTTCAGGGAAATGTTCCTCAGCCGCGCGAGCGAGCGTCAGGCGGTCGTTGCTGACTTCCAGGCGAAGGTCCGCGAGCTTGGCGGTAACCCCGAGGATGATGGAACGGTCCTCGCATCGGCGCACCGTGCCTGGCTGGGTTTGCGCGACGCGCTCACCGGCGAGCGCGACGACAAGGCGGTGGTCGCCGAGGTCGAGCGCGGAGAGGATCACATCAAGTCGAAATTCGAAAGCGCGCTGTCGGAAACCGATCTCGATCCGTCGGTGCGCCAGCTGATCGAAGTCGGCTATGCCTCGGTACGCGCGGGCCATGACCAGATGTCGGCGCTCAAGCACGGGCTTGCGGCCGACTGA
- a CDS encoding endo alpha-1,4 polygalactosaminidase: MLDTSAQYCLGIFQAFLFFIAASGGTPEQAERWQPTADKRLSLHWVLGGPLNINNPKQMGLRDFAGNPLPEPDIYDIDGEANSAETVRFLHNRGKKVICYFDAGVYETYREDAYKFQALTPQIWGKDDIGWPGSYWLDIRRISELEPIMKARMQMCKDKGFDAVDPDEINGWENDTGFPLTFDDQLAYNRALAGWAHDLGLSIGQKGDISQTRQLADHFDFMLNEECFQYDECTDPWDPVAGEFVVGLQRYVEQNKAVFIAEYRNYNATKWAKICATSTAQRFNTTRWKLGMPNNGGRMPCSTATEW; encoded by the coding sequence ATGCTCGACACATCGGCGCAATATTGTCTGGGCATCTTCCAGGCCTTTCTGTTTTTCATCGCCGCCTCGGGCGGAACGCCGGAACAAGCGGAACGGTGGCAGCCGACGGCCGACAAGCGTCTCTCGCTCCACTGGGTCTTGGGCGGCCCCCTCAACATCAACAATCCGAAGCAGATGGGACTGCGGGATTTTGCCGGCAACCCGCTTCCCGAGCCCGACATTTACGATATCGACGGCGAGGCCAACAGCGCCGAAACCGTTCGCTTCCTCCACAACCGCGGCAAAAAGGTCATCTGCTACTTCGACGCTGGCGTCTACGAAACCTATCGGGAGGACGCCTATAAATTCCAGGCTCTCACGCCGCAGATTTGGGGCAAGGACGACATTGGCTGGCCCGGCAGCTACTGGCTCGACATCCGCCGGATTTCGGAGCTCGAGCCGATCATGAAAGCGCGCATGCAGATGTGCAAGGACAAGGGGTTCGATGCCGTCGATCCCGACGAGATCAATGGCTGGGAGAACGACACCGGCTTCCCGCTCACTTTTGACGACCAGCTTGCCTACAATCGCGCCCTCGCCGGATGGGCGCATGACCTTGGCCTGTCGATCGGGCAGAAGGGCGATATCTCCCAGACGCGCCAGCTCGCCGACCATTTCGACTTCATGCTGAACGAGGAATGTTTCCAGTATGACGAATGCACCGACCCCTGGGACCCCGTCGCCGGCGAGTTCGTCGTCGGCCTCCAACGCTATGTGGAGCAGAACAAGGCCGTCTTCATCGCCGAATATCGCAACTACAACGCAACGAAATGGGCCAAGATCTGCGCTACGTCGACTGCCCAGCGGTTCAATACCACCCGCTGGAAACTGGGCATGCCGAATAATGGCGGACGGATGCCCTGTTCGACCGCTACGGAATGGTAG
- a CDS encoding acyl-CoA dehydrogenase family protein, which translates to MFDTLILAGLPQEDEALRLAIRAIADTAATAPADIRARSWSGFDRAFSRRLGDAGLLGLTLPERYGGGGRGPFARFVVVEELLSAGAPVAAHWIADRQSAPLLLNYGTEAQREAFIPRICRGELVFCIGMSEPGSGSDLASVRTRAERTPAGWRVNGQKIWTTNAMHGDYMIALVRTSGNSDDRQRGLSQLIIDLKAPGVTIRPIVDLTGDAHFAEVFFEDVDLPADALVGNEGEGWAQVTAELAFERSGPERIYSSVVLLDAWIEHLQGVGRDDPATLARVGDFTARLATLRAMSIACTARLALGESPVVEASLVKDLGTSFEQELPAAIGDDLASHPHEPVDAELYRTLLYVTHIAPSFSLRGGTREILRGIIARGMGLR; encoded by the coding sequence TTGTTCGATACACTGATCCTTGCCGGGCTTCCGCAAGAGGATGAGGCGCTGCGCCTGGCGATCCGCGCGATTGCCGACACGGCAGCGACCGCCCCCGCCGACATCCGCGCGCGCTCCTGGTCGGGGTTCGACCGCGCCTTCTCGCGCCGTCTGGGAGACGCGGGTTTGCTCGGGCTGACTTTGCCCGAGCGGTACGGCGGCGGCGGGCGCGGGCCGTTTGCCCGGTTCGTCGTTGTCGAGGAGCTGTTGTCGGCGGGCGCTCCGGTCGCGGCACACTGGATCGCCGACCGGCAGAGCGCGCCGCTGCTCCTGAACTATGGGACCGAGGCGCAGCGTGAGGCCTTCATCCCCCGCATCTGCCGCGGCGAACTTGTCTTCTGCATCGGCATGAGCGAACCGGGGTCGGGATCGGACCTGGCCAGCGTACGGACGCGCGCCGAACGCACGCCGGCCGGCTGGCGCGTCAACGGCCAGAAAATCTGGACGACCAATGCGATGCACGGCGATTATATGATCGCACTCGTCCGCACATCGGGCAACAGCGACGACCGCCAGCGCGGGCTGTCGCAGCTCATCATCGACCTCAAAGCCCCCGGCGTCACGATCAGGCCAATCGTCGATCTGACCGGCGACGCGCATTTCGCCGAAGTGTTTTTCGAGGATGTCGATCTGCCCGCCGACGCGCTGGTCGGAAACGAAGGCGAGGGGTGGGCGCAGGTGACTGCCGAACTCGCCTTCGAACGCAGCGGCCCCGAGCGCATCTATTCGAGCGTGGTGCTGCTCGATGCCTGGATCGAACATTTGCAAGGCGTCGGCCGCGACGATCCCGCGACGCTCGCGCGCGTCGGCGACTTCACCGCGCGTCTCGCCACCCTTCGCGCAATGTCGATTGCCTGCACCGCGCGGCTGGCGCTCGGCGAAAGCCCGGTGGTCGAGGCATCGCTGGTGAAGGATCTGGGCACCAGCTTCGAACAGGAGCTGCCCGCCGCGATCGGCGACGATCTGGCCAGCCACCCCCACGAGCCGGTCGACGCCGAACTCTATCGAACGCTGCTTTATGTCACGCACATCGCCCCCAGCTTTTCGCTGCGCGGCGGGACGCGCGAAATCCTGCGCGGGATCATCGCGCGCGGAATGGGGCTGCGCTGA
- a CDS encoding acyl-CoA dehydrogenase family protein, translated as MDFSDLLEPFDRMLEAAASPAAVRAVEGGGSADAMWDAAQASGFLDALVPEAAGGFGLPAAAVQPLWQALGRHAVPLPVGETMIARALLADAGAPIPDGPIVLAVAAAGQVAVVPCGLVARHALVEQGGQVGLVALAPGMAAATGVVGSLAARISFPPLSRGFAAPPGGLRALGALLRAALIAGAADRLVTMTTVYANERVQFGKPIGRQQALQQQMAVMAEEAVAARIASQIGCAAGLPPSLAAVATAKSVASRAAATIAATAHAVHGAIGISEEHDLQLFTRRLHEWRLADGSETYWNRLLGAARLAKPGRSVDFVRAELPSGPSAA; from the coding sequence ATGGACTTTTCCGATCTCCTCGAACCCTTCGACCGGATGCTCGAAGCTGCCGCGTCGCCTGCGGCGGTGCGCGCGGTCGAGGGCGGCGGGTCAGCAGATGCGATGTGGGATGCCGCCCAGGCGTCGGGCTTTCTCGACGCGCTCGTCCCCGAAGCGGCCGGCGGCTTTGGGCTTCCCGCGGCGGCGGTGCAGCCCTTGTGGCAGGCGCTTGGCCGCCACGCCGTGCCGCTGCCGGTCGGCGAGACGATGATCGCGCGGGCACTGCTGGCCGACGCGGGCGCGCCGATCCCTGATGGCCCGATCGTGCTTGCGGTCGCCGCGGCGGGACAGGTGGCCGTGGTCCCGTGCGGGCTGGTCGCGCGCCACGCGCTTGTCGAGCAGGGCGGACAAGTCGGGCTGGTCGCACTGGCGCCGGGCATGGCGGCTGCGACCGGCGTTGTCGGCAGCCTGGCGGCGCGGATAAGCTTCCCGCCGCTGAGCCGGGGCTTTGCAGCGCCCCCGGGCGGGCTGCGCGCGCTCGGCGCGCTGCTCCGCGCTGCGCTGATCGCCGGAGCCGCCGACCGACTGGTGACGATGACCACCGTATATGCCAACGAGCGCGTCCAGTTCGGCAAGCCGATCGGGCGGCAGCAGGCGTTGCAGCAGCAGATGGCGGTGATGGCGGAGGAAGCGGTTGCGGCGCGGATCGCGTCGCAGATCGGCTGCGCGGCGGGCCTTCCGCCGTCGCTTGCCGCCGTCGCCACTGCCAAATCGGTTGCCAGCCGCGCTGCGGCGACCATCGCGGCGACGGCGCACGCAGTGCATGGCGCGATCGGGATCAGCGAAGAGCATGACCTTCAGCTTTTCACGCGGCGGCTTCACGAATGGCGACTGGCCGACGGCTCCGAAACATATTGGAACCGCCTGCTCGGCGCGGCGCGGTTGGCGAAGCCGGGGCGCTCGGTCGATTTTGTGCGCGCCGAGCTTCCTTCGGGCCCGTCAGCGGCTTGA
- a CDS encoding ABC transporter ATP-binding protein has protein sequence MVTLALDRVGVTLGRRAVLHDVSATFAPGTLTAIVGPNGAGKSTLVRALLALIPATGSVRVDGVEAATMLRAELARRIAYVPQGQLLHWPLTVERLVGLGRLPHLAPMSRISAADAAAIERAMARADVLDLRDRVATELSGGERARALFARALAVEAAALIADEPLASLDPGHQIDVMELLRGEAAAGATVIAVLHDLTMAARYCDRLLLIDGGRAVADGPPAEVLTAERLRAVYGIEARVDSGGAWPAITTLGRAPSSR, from the coding sequence GTGGTGACCCTCGCGCTCGATCGGGTCGGCGTCACGCTCGGCCGCCGCGCCGTGCTGCACGACGTCAGCGCGACTTTTGCGCCGGGCACGCTGACCGCCATCGTCGGCCCGAACGGCGCGGGCAAGTCGACGCTGGTGCGCGCGCTGCTCGCGCTGATCCCGGCCACCGGCTCGGTGCGGGTCGATGGCGTCGAGGCTGCCACAATGCTGCGCGCCGAACTCGCGCGTCGCATCGCTTATGTGCCGCAGGGCCAGCTATTGCACTGGCCGCTCACCGTCGAGCGCCTCGTCGGGCTCGGCCGTCTGCCGCACCTTGCGCCGATGTCGCGGATCAGCGCCGCCGACGCCGCCGCGATAGAACGCGCGATGGCGCGCGCCGACGTCCTTGACCTGCGCGACCGGGTAGCCACCGAATTGTCGGGGGGCGAGCGCGCGCGCGCGCTATTCGCCCGCGCGCTCGCGGTCGAGGCCGCGGCACTGATCGCCGACGAACCGCTCGCCAGCCTCGATCCCGGCCACCAGATCGACGTCATGGAATTGCTGCGCGGCGAAGCCGCGGCGGGCGCGACAGTGATCGCGGTGCTGCACGACCTCACCATGGCGGCGCGCTATTGCGACCGGTTGCTGCTGATCGACGGCGGACGAGCCGTGGCCGACGGCCCGCCCGCCGAGGTGCTGACGGCCGAGCGGCTGCGCGCGGTTTACGGCATCGAAGCCCGCGTCGACAGCGGCGGGGCGTGGCCCGCAATCACGACGCTGGGACGCGCGCCGTCAAGCCGCTGA
- a CDS encoding FecCD family ABC transporter permease gives MSRFTMPRWSLMTALIALTLAAAVASLLFGTVGLSPGRLLAAATGGGDPIASIILFELRLPRTLLALAIGAMLGLAGAALQGYLRNPLAEPSVLGTSNAAALGGVAALYFGLAELHPAMLPLLATGSALVSLALLVSLAGKAESPLTLILAGIAVSALAVAGTSLALNLSPNPFAAMEIMTWLLGSLENRSFGHLWIALPCIAAGMAMLLWNGRALDALSLGEDAAQALGTDLRRTRARLLLGTAIGVGGAVAVSGAIGFVGLIVPHLIRPFTDRSPSAILLPSAIGGAALLTLADIGVRVIPATNELKLGVVTAFLGVPVFLVHLMRERRLW, from the coding sequence ATGAGCCGATTCACCATGCCCCGCTGGTCGCTGATGACCGCGCTCATTGCGCTCACGCTAGCGGCAGCGGTTGCATCGCTGCTCTTCGGCACCGTCGGGCTGTCGCCCGGCCGCCTCCTTGCCGCCGCGACGGGCGGCGGTGACCCGATCGCCTCGATCATCCTCTTTGAGCTGCGCCTGCCGCGCACCCTGCTCGCACTCGCCATCGGGGCGATGCTTGGGCTCGCGGGGGCAGCGTTGCAGGGCTATTTGCGCAACCCGCTCGCCGAACCATCGGTGCTCGGCACATCGAACGCCGCGGCGCTCGGCGGCGTCGCGGCGCTCTATTTCGGGCTCGCCGAGCTGCATCCGGCGATGCTGCCGCTGCTCGCCACCGGCAGCGCGCTCGTCTCGCTCGCGCTTCTCGTTTCGCTGGCAGGCAAGGCCGAAAGCCCGCTGACCCTTATCCTCGCCGGCATCGCGGTCAGTGCGCTCGCGGTCGCGGGGACCAGCCTCGCGCTCAACCTGTCGCCCAATCCCTTCGCGGCGATGGAGATCATGACCTGGCTGCTCGGCAGTCTCGAGAACCGCTCTTTCGGCCATCTGTGGATCGCGCTCCCCTGCATCGCCGCGGGCATGGCGATGCTGCTGTGGAACGGCCGCGCGCTCGACGCGCTATCGCTCGGCGAGGATGCCGCGCAGGCGCTGGGCACCGACTTGCGGCGCACGCGCGCGCGGCTGCTGCTGGGCACCGCAATCGGCGTCGGCGGCGCGGTCGCGGTGTCGGGCGCAATCGGTTTTGTCGGGCTGATCGTCCCGCACCTGATCCGTCCCTTCACCGACCGCAGCCCGTCGGCGATCCTGCTCCCCTCGGCAATCGGCGGCGCGGCGCTATTGACGCTCGCCGACATCGGCGTGCGCGTCATCCCGGCGACGAACGAGCTCAAACTCGGCGTCGTCACCGCCTTCCTTGGCGTGCCGGTCTTTCTGGTCCACCTGATGCGGGAGCGACGCCTGTGGTGA